A segment of the Siphonobacter curvatus genome:
AAACCTTTTTGATTTCCGCGTACGATTCCTTTTCCGCACCGTTCAACAGCATACCCAGGGCAATGTGCAGACTCAGGGGCGAAACAAATACGTTTTTAGTGGAATTGCTTTGATTGATGCGGCGGAAGAAATCAAAGGCGAAATCCGTGGAATGTTCGGCATAAGCCCGGTTGCCTAAGTGAAGAGGAATACCACCCTCTTTAACCTCATCCCCGGGCTTACAACTCACGAAGCCAAGAAGCAGAACGAAAAGTAATAAGGAAGTAAAGCGTATCATAACGAGAAAGGTTTAGTACAGTCATGACACGAGGCTTGTACGTTCGGTTGGAATAGATTCAGGAAATCAATGCATTAAAACAAAACTTCCCGAAAGTGCTGCACTTTCGGGAAGCCAAATTTGAATCAATCTATACCTATTATTGAATCGCAATAAAACGTTCTGTTACATTCCAGCCTTCCAGAGAAACCAGCGGTTTGTTTTCCGAACTTGGCGTGTACTCCAGCGTTACGGTTTTCTGTTCGCCGGGGAGTACCGAAATGTAATTGTCGCTGTAGAAGGTTGGCAAAATGCGTTGCTTCGTCTGCGACTGTACCAGCGAGAGTCGATTGAAGAAAGCCACCGGATTGCGGGCATCGTTACGCAGGGTTACTTCAATTTTGCCTTGGCCTACCTGTTTAGCCGTAGCCTGTACATCTACGGTATTGAGTTGCTGCAAGCCCGAGTAGGTGCCTTTTTCATTCGGCAGCCAGTACAGGTTATCGCTGACGATTTCTTTGTTCAGATTCAACAGACGCAAAGACAGGAATACGCCGTCTTCCTTCGCTGCTTTCGCCAGAGCTTTGGCCACGGACAGATAGGGGCGGGCCGTACTGGGGCCGATTTCCGAGAACACCTGCGTGATGAGCGTTTCCTTCCCTTTCATATCGTACAGCTTCACCACCAGCATCAAATCGCGGTGGGTCTGGAAGGTGTTATTCGCCAGCATGACCATACTATCCGCCGGGTTGTACATGACGTGCAGCGGCTCGCTCCCGTTGTGTAGACCGTACAGGCAGGCGTTGGGATCGAGGTAGTAATCGTACATCTGTCCGCGAAGGGCCGTCCAGGGATTTTGCGTTTTCCAGATGATCGTGCCGGTATACCATTCCCACATGTGCGAGGAAAATCCTTCCATCAAAGCCCGGTACTGGTCGTAGTTGACAAGCTGAGCTTTCCGGCCAAAATCGCGAGTGTCCTTCGCCTTACCGTAGGGATCGATGTACTGATCGTAGCCAATGTATTTGTGATACTGCCACACGGAATCCACCTGCGATTTGCCCTTGCTATACTGCGGAGCCACGAGGTTTTCTTTGGGTATGAAACGTTCGAGCGATTGTATATCCCCTACGCCTACGGAACCCACTTCTGAGTTGAACGGCCAGGTTTTAAACGACCAGAATTGAGTAATGGGCTGAATGCCGTAGGGACCATCGCCGTTACCGCCGAGGGAGTTGAACGACATATCATCGGAGTTCGAGTAGTCGATGAACCAACGGGTACCGTCCAGAGCGGGCAGGAGCGAGTCGCGGAGCGGCAGCATGATGTCCGAAGGCAGCGTAATTTCGTTACCACCGCACCAAATCGCCAGTGAGGCGTGGTTCCGGATCATTTTGACTTGATCAGCAGCGGATTCCAGAAATAGGGAATGATCATCGGGGTACTTCCGTCGGGTCCACTGATCTTCCAGTTTGGCCGGATCGACCCAGCGACCGTTGCAATCGCCCGAACCCCAAAAATCCTGCATGACGAGCAAACCATAGCGATCGCAGGCTTCGTAAAATTCCGGACGTTCAGTGATAGCCCCGCCCCAGATGCGAATCAGGTTGAGGTGCATATCGCGGTGAAAACGAATTTCAGCGTCGTAACGCTCAGGCGAAAAGCGTAACATGGCGTCGGAAATAATCCAGTTACCTCCCTTGATGAAGATTTTCTGACCGTTAACGGATACTTGCTTACTACGGGTGGTGGCATTCCATTCCGTCTGAATTTCCCGAACGCCTACCTGAATT
Coding sequences within it:
- a CDS encoding glycoside hydrolase family 2 protein, whose amino-acid sequence is MKKLFLTLATLLTSALGFAQQPYELNSGWKCAPVGKVAVKGTELSNPSYSLADWQPATVPGTVLTTMLNNKQIPDPFYGINNQHIPDIYQTGRDYYTYWFVKDFKEEAQAGEQVWLQFRGINYSCDVFLNGKKLTDKPHTGMFLRKTFNITPYLKKSSPNRLAVIVYPPDPVGNPNGGQGGDGTIAKNVSHQYVAGWDWIQPIRDRNTGIWDKVLIEKTGAVQLKNPHVVTLVPGTRMPDGPQKPATIKVSTELENPTASRIEGTVQYTLEGSKVSKKVSIPAKSSLTVDLPALTLQNPKLWWPYGYGKQHLYPVTIQFVTGTRVSDEEKIQVGVREIQTEWNATTRSKQVSVNGQKIFIKGGNWIISDAMLRFSPERYDAEIRFHRDMHLNLIRIWGGAITERPEFYEACDRYGLLVMQDFWGSGDCNGRWVDPAKLEDQWTRRKYPDDHSLFLESAADQVKMIRNHASLAIWCGGNEITLPSDIMLPLRDSLLPALDGTRWFIDYSNSDDMSFNSLGGNGDGPYGIQPITQFWSFKTWPFNSEVGSVGVGDIQSLERFIPKENLVAPQYSKGKSQVDSVWQYHKYIGYDQYIDPYGKAKDTRDFGRKAQLVNYDQYRALMEGFSSHMWEWYTGTIIWKTQNPWTALRGQMYDYYLDPNACLYGLHNGSEPLHVMYNPADSMVMLANNTFQTHRDLMLVVKLYDMKGKETLITQVFSEIGPSTARPYLSVAKALAKAAKEDGVFLSLRLLNLNKEIVSDNLYWLPNEKGTYSGLQQLNTVDVQATAKQVGQGKIEVTLRNDARNPVAFFNRLSLVQSQTKQRILPTFYSDNYISVLPGEQKTVTLEYTPSSENKPLVSLEGWNVTERFIAIQ